In Paracoccus aerodenitrificans, the following are encoded in one genomic region:
- a CDS encoding ABC transporter substrate-binding protein, which produces MKILMNPRAILLASAVAVAPMAHAATPDDTLVVAAAINDIITLDPAQAFEFSGIDVTTNLYDRLVDFDPLDLEAGFKPSLAESWEVSEDGLSVTFTMREGVTFHSGNPVRAEDAAWSLQRVVKLNKTPSFILTQFGFTPENVEEKITFDGNTLTLNLDKPYAPSFVLNCLTAGVASVLDKELVMQNAEGEDMGNAWLTSNDAGSGAYELAAWRANEAVQLTAFENYWNGAAEMKRVIIQNVQESSAQRLQLERGDIDVARNLSPTDAEALTEAEGVKIEDHPRGRILYLGLNQKDEFLSNPAVVEAMKYLVDYEGITNSFLQGQFMVHQSFLPEGYLGALDEQPFTYDVEKARQILTDAGIEGGEITTSVRDLREYTDVAQALQGSLSQVGITLNIQQATGAQNLDAYRARELPIYIGEWGPDYSDPNTNAATFAFNPDNSDEANATGLLAWRNAYAVPEDMNEATVAATLEQDSDTRAEMYQEIQRRYQAEAPIIPLFQRIERSGLRENIQNWQPGGAVTSVIYHAVTKGE; this is translated from the coding sequence ATGAAGATTTTGATGAACCCTCGCGCGATATTGCTGGCCTCAGCAGTCGCCGTCGCGCCGATGGCCCATGCTGCGACACCTGACGACACGCTTGTCGTCGCCGCCGCGATCAACGACATCATCACGCTTGATCCCGCGCAGGCTTTCGAGTTTTCCGGCATCGACGTGACGACCAACCTGTATGACCGTCTGGTGGATTTCGATCCGCTCGATCTGGAGGCAGGCTTCAAACCCAGCCTTGCCGAAAGCTGGGAGGTCTCAGAGGACGGGCTGTCCGTCACCTTCACCATGCGCGAAGGCGTGACCTTCCATTCCGGCAACCCTGTCCGCGCCGAGGATGCCGCATGGTCCCTGCAACGTGTCGTCAAGCTGAACAAAACCCCTAGCTTCATTCTGACCCAGTTCGGCTTCACTCCTGAAAATGTCGAAGAAAAGATCACCTTCGACGGCAATACGCTGACGCTGAACCTCGATAAGCCCTATGCGCCGTCCTTTGTGCTGAACTGCCTGACTGCCGGTGTCGCCAGCGTTCTGGACAAGGAACTCGTCATGCAGAATGCCGAGGGCGAGGATATGGGCAATGCGTGGCTGACCTCGAACGATGCCGGCTCGGGCGCGTATGAGCTTGCAGCATGGCGTGCGAATGAGGCGGTTCAGCTTACCGCCTTTGAAAACTACTGGAACGGCGCGGCAGAGATGAAGCGCGTCATCATCCAGAACGTGCAGGAATCCAGTGCGCAGCGCCTTCAGCTTGAGCGCGGCGATATCGACGTAGCGCGGAATCTTTCGCCCACCGACGCCGAGGCACTGACCGAGGCAGAGGGCGTGAAGATCGAGGATCACCCGCGCGGCCGCATCCTGTATCTCGGCCTGAACCAGAAGGATGAGTTTCTGTCAAACCCCGCCGTTGTCGAGGCGATGAAATATCTGGTCGACTATGAAGGCATCACCAACAGCTTCCTTCAGGGTCAGTTCATGGTGCATCAGAGCTTCCTGCCGGAAGGCTATCTGGGTGCGCTCGACGAACAGCCCTTCACCTATGACGTGGAAAAGGCCCGCCAGATCCTGACCGATGCCGGCATCGAGGGCGGAGAGATCACCACCAGCGTTCGCGATCTGCGCGAATACACCGATGTGGCGCAGGCGCTGCAAGGCTCACTGTCTCAGGTCGGCATCACGCTGAACATCCAGCAGGCGACGGGTGCGCAGAATCTCGATGCCTATCGCGCCCGCGAACTTCCAATCTATATCGGCGAATGGGGGCCTGACTATTCGGACCCGAACACCAATGCCGCGACCTTTGCATTCAACCCCGACAACAGCGACGAAGCCAACGCAACCGGTCTGCTGGCCTGGCGCAATGCCTATGCGGTGCCGGAGGATATGAACGAGGCCACCGTGGCCGCGACTCTGGAACAGGACAGCGATACCCGCGCCGAAATGTATCAGGAGATTCAGCGCCGCTATCAGGCCGAAGCGCCGATCATTCCGCTTTTCCAGCGGATCGAACGCAGCGGCCTGCGCGAGAATATCCAGAACTGGCAGCCGGGCGGCGCGGTGACCTCGGTCATTTATCATGCCGTGACCAAGGGCGAGTAA
- a CDS encoding ABC transporter permease has protein sequence MGGVILSLALTLLGLLLITFIIGRVMPIDPVLKVVGERATQAQYDAAYQAMGLDQPLYVQFFRYLGDVLTGDFGRSISTGQLVSDDIRRVFPATVELATLGTLIGVCIGVPLGVVAAANRGGLIDQIARVAALVGYSVPIFWLGLMGLLIFYGILGWVGGPGRQSIIYDGMVPEVTGLILLDSLIAGDWGAFRDAFSHIILPASLLGYFSLAYISRMTRSFMLEQLSAEYITTARVKGLSERAVIWRHAFRNISIPLVTVIALSFGSLLEGSVLTEIIFSWPGLGQYVTNALLAGDMNAVLGGTVVIGVCFVGLNLLSDLLYRVLDPRSK, from the coding sequence ATTGGCGGCGTGATCCTGTCGCTTGCGCTGACATTGCTGGGGCTTCTGCTGATCACCTTCATCATTGGCCGGGTGATGCCGATCGACCCGGTTCTGAAGGTCGTGGGCGAGCGGGCGACACAGGCGCAATACGACGCGGCCTATCAGGCGATGGGGCTGGATCAGCCTCTCTATGTGCAGTTCTTCAGATATCTGGGCGATGTTCTGACCGGCGATTTCGGTCGTTCGATCTCGACAGGGCAGCTTGTGTCCGACGATATCAGGCGCGTCTTTCCTGCGACAGTGGAACTGGCCACGCTTGGGACATTGATCGGGGTCTGTATCGGCGTACCGCTTGGCGTTGTTGCTGCCGCCAATCGCGGCGGGCTGATCGACCAGATCGCCCGGGTTGCGGCGCTTGTGGGTTACTCGGTTCCGATCTTCTGGCTGGGGCTGATGGGACTGTTGATTTTCTATGGTATTCTCGGCTGGGTCGGAGGACCGGGACGGCAAAGCATCATCTATGACGGCATGGTCCCCGAGGTGACCGGTCTGATCCTGCTCGACAGCCTGATCGCCGGGGATTGGGGCGCGTTCCGGGATGCATTTTCCCATATCATCCTGCCCGCCTCGCTTCTGGGCTATTTCAGCCTCGCCTATATCAGCCGGATGACCCGCAGCTTCATGCTGGAGCAGCTTTCCGCGGAATATATCACGACGGCACGGGTCAAGGGGCTTTCCGAACGCGCAGTCATCTGGCGCCACGCTTTCCGTAATATCTCGATCCCTCTGGTCACCGTGATCGCGCTGTCCTTCGGGTCCCTGCTTGAAGGCTCGGTACTGACCGAGATCATTTTCAGTTGGCCCGGCCTTGGCCAATACGTGACCAACGCGCTTCTGGCGGGGGATATGAACGCGGTGCTTGGCGGGACCGTGGTGATCGGGGTCTGCTTCGTCGGACTGAACCTGCTCAGCGATCTTCTGTACCGGGTACTGGACCCGAGATCGAAATGA
- the nikC gene encoding nickel transporter permease, whose product MNDTTRHMTRREWLLSDAPQTRRQARLGSLYQGWLVFRANRLAMLGLVILILLVLMAIFAPVLAPQSPFAQDLAGRLQPPSAEHWLGTDHLGRDIMSRIVMGSRITLFIVGTVALIAPIMGLFIGTVAGFTGGWVDQILMRITDIFLAFPKLILALAFVAALGAGIGNAVLALAITAWPPYARLARAETLTIRNADYISAARLQGAGPMRLLIGHIWPLCISSLIVRVALDMAGIILSAAGLGFLGLGAQPPMPEWGAMIADGRIYILDHWWVAAMPGLAIFVVSLAFNLLGDGLRDVLDPKGAKN is encoded by the coding sequence ATGAACGACACAACCCGACATATGACCCGGCGCGAATGGCTGCTGAGCGACGCACCTCAGACGCGCAGACAGGCCCGGCTGGGTTCGCTGTATCAGGGCTGGCTGGTGTTCCGCGCAAACCGGCTGGCGATGCTTGGGCTGGTGATCCTGATCCTGCTGGTGCTGATGGCGATCTTCGCGCCGGTTCTGGCCCCGCAGAGTCCCTTCGCGCAGGATCTGGCCGGCCGTCTGCAACCACCCTCGGCCGAGCACTGGCTGGGGACGGACCATCTGGGCCGCGATATCATGTCACGGATCGTCATGGGGTCGCGGATCACCCTGTTCATCGTCGGCACGGTGGCGCTGATCGCGCCGATTATGGGACTGTTCATCGGTACGGTGGCCGGTTTCACCGGAGGATGGGTGGACCAGATCCTGATGCGGATCACCGATATCTTTCTGGCCTTTCCCAAGCTGATTCTGGCACTGGCTTTCGTGGCGGCGCTTGGTGCCGGGATTGGCAATGCGGTGCTGGCGCTGGCGATTACCGCCTGGCCGCCCTATGCCAGACTTGCCCGCGCCGAGACACTGACCATCCGCAACGCCGATTATATCTCGGCGGCACGGTTGCAGGGCGCAGGGCCAATGCGGCTGCTGATCGGGCATATCTGGCCGCTTTGTATCAGTTCCCTGATCGTGCGGGTGGCGCTCGATATGGCGGGTATCATCCTTTCGGCGGCAGGGCTTGGTTTTCTGGGGCTCGGTGCGCAGCCTCCCATGCCGGAATGGGGCGCGATGATCGCGGATGGGCGGATCTATATCCTCGATCACTGGTGGGTCGCGGCAATGCCCGGACTTGCAATCTTCGTCGTCTCTCTGGCCTTCAACCTTCTGGGTGACGGGCTGCGCGATGTGCTCGATCCGAAAGGGGCGAAAAATTGA
- a CDS encoding ABC transporter ATP-binding protein, producing MTDPLLSIRNLRVSFPTRQGVFEAVRGLSFDLGHERLGVVGESGSGKSMTGRAILGLVPFPGEVTADRMELTGENILNLSAREMRRIRGNRISMVMQDPKFSLNPVMRVGDQIMEAYRLHSGGGRTQARRKALDMLEAVQIRDPERVFNAYPHEVSGGMGQRIMIAMMLAPDPEILIADEPTSALDVSVRTEVLNIMDGLVRDRGMGLIFISHDLNLVAQFCDRVLIMYAGRIVETLNACDLSQAKHPYTQGLLNSLPRLDKPSERLQVLKRDEAWRDAPLIEESLETELPGGL from the coding sequence TTGACCGACCCGCTTCTGTCGATCCGCAATCTGCGCGTTTCATTCCCGACCAGGCAGGGCGTGTTCGAGGCGGTTCGCGGCCTTTCCTTCGATCTGGGACATGAGCGTCTTGGCGTGGTCGGCGAATCCGGGTCGGGGAAATCCATGACAGGCCGCGCAATATTGGGGCTGGTCCCTTTCCCCGGAGAGGTCACCGCTGACCGCATGGAGCTTACCGGCGAGAATATCCTGAACCTCTCTGCCCGCGAGATGCGCCGGATCAGGGGAAACCGTATCAGCATGGTCATGCAGGACCCGAAATTCAGCCTGAACCCGGTGATGCGCGTCGGCGACCAGATCATGGAAGCATACCGGCTGCATAGCGGCGGCGGGCGGACACAGGCACGGCGCAAGGCGCTGGATATGCTGGAGGCCGTGCAGATCCGCGACCCCGAGCGCGTGTTCAACGCCTATCCGCATGAGGTCTCGGGTGGGATGGGGCAGCGCATCATGATCGCGATGATGCTGGCCCCCGATCCCGAGATCCTGATCGCGGATGAGCCGACCTCGGCGCTTGATGTGTCGGTCCGCACCGAGGTGCTGAACATCATGGACGGGCTTGTGCGCGACAGGGGCATGGGGCTGATCTTCATCAGCCATGACCTGAATCTTGTAGCGCAGTTCTGCGACCGCGTCCTGATCATGTATGCGGGGCGCATTGTCGAAACGCTCAATGCCTGCGACCTGAGTCAGGCAAAACACCCCTACACGCAGGGCTTGCTGAACAGCCTGCCGCGTCTGGACAAGCCTTCCGAGCGTTTGCAGGTGCTGAAACGCGATGAGGCATGGAGGGACGCGCCGCTGATCGAAGAATCACTGGAAACCGAATTGCCGGGCGGGCTGTGA
- a CDS encoding ABC transporter ATP-binding protein, with translation MAENHQAQPQDRRYLRVDGLNVWFGDPPNRVSAVRSARFSIAQGESFGLVGESGSGKSTILRAIAGLIDTWSGLIEVDGQQVQGNRRDRHFHKLVQMVFQDPYASLHPRHSVDHVLSETLRLQGMDDIDARITRLLEDVGLGRGFRFRYPHQLSGGQRQRVAVARALAAGPKILLLDEPTSALDVSVQAEVLNLLSDLRAEHGLTYLMVSHDLAVIAHMCDRLAVMRQGEIVEIMNVGQLRRAEASDSYTRQLISQSGNYMRG, from the coding sequence ATGGCAGAAAATCACCAGGCACAGCCGCAGGACCGGCGATATCTGCGCGTCGACGGGCTGAATGTCTGGTTCGGGGACCCTCCGAACCGCGTTAGCGCCGTGCGCAGTGCCAGATTTTCGATCGCTCAGGGCGAGAGTTTCGGGCTTGTCGGAGAATCCGGCTCGGGCAAATCGACCATTCTGCGTGCCATCGCCGGGCTGATCGACACATGGTCGGGCCTGATTGAGGTCGATGGCCAGCAGGTACAGGGCAACCGCCGCGACCGGCATTTTCACAAGCTGGTCCAGATGGTGTTTCAGGACCCCTATGCCAGCCTGCATCCGCGTCATTCCGTCGATCACGTCCTGTCCGAGACGCTTCGCCTTCAAGGCATGGACGATATCGACGCAAGGATCACCCGCCTGCTGGAGGATGTCGGACTGGGTCGCGGCTTTCGTTTCCGCTATCCGCATCAGCTTTCCGGGGGTCAGCGGCAACGCGTCGCCGTCGCCCGCGCTCTGGCCGCCGGGCCGAAGATCCTACTTCTGGACGAACCCACAAGCGCATTGGATGTCAGCGTTCAGGCCGAGGTGCTGAACCTTCTTTCGGATCTGAGGGCGGAACACGGTCTCACCTATCTGATGGTCAGCCACGATCTTGCCGTGATTGCCCATATGTGCGACCGGCTTGCGGTGATGCGGCAGGGCGAAATCGTCGAGATCATGAATGTCGGCCAGTTGCGCCGGGCCGAGGCCTCGGACAGCTATACCCGGCAACTGATCTCACAATCGGGGAATTACATGCGCGGCTGA
- a CDS encoding glucose/quinate/shikimate family membrane-bound PQQ-dependent dehydrogenase, whose product MLIRILSLLFLLAGAVLLAGGGWLIYLDGSPYYLVAGIGFFLTGLVLWRRRASAYGIYAITLAFTLGWALWEVGFDWWQLAPRGGVPVLLGLLLLLPPLRRGFAGPAVPVGRGLLGFVTVAAIGVAVYSMFQDPSALHGELTKSIAQPLQENGVNTGNEAGDGEWHQYGRTSFGQRWSPLDQVTPENVADLQLAWQYQTGDVKRPDDVSETTYQVTPIKVGDSLYVCTPHNLAISLDATTGEENWRYDANSGMNPDRQHQTCRGVTWWETPAAPPADATPQQVELHNRALAECPRRVYMPTADARLIALNADTGELCSFFADGGELHLENGMEYNPAGYYYSTSPPVATDGKLIIGGAVNDNFSTREQSGVIRAFDINSGELIWNWDSGNPDETAPIDVAAGETYTTNSPNSWSVFSYDETLGLVYIPMGNRVPDQLGMNRSPEVERYSSSVVALDIRTGRLRWVRQMVHHDLWDMDAPAQPVLVDLTRNGEIVPALVAPTKQGDMWVLDRRTGVPLSPREELPAPGGAIPEDFTSPTQPISKLTYRPDTLRGRDMWGVTMFDQLSCRIKLHSLNYEGQYTPPSLNGTIVYPGNFGTFNWGSVAVDPERQVMFGMPTYLPFTARLVPAEDIPPKGEDETASEQGLNRNEGADYGVFMGPFLSALGVPCTAPPWGFVSGADLRSESIVYKLKNGTVEDMTPLPLKIKLGVPGIGGPMTTRSGLAFLGAAIDNYVRAYDLTTGEQLWEARLPAGGQSTPMTYSVDGKQYVVIVAGGHGSIGTKPGDYIMAYALP is encoded by the coding sequence ATGCTCATTCGCATTCTGAGTCTGCTGTTCCTGCTTGCCGGTGCCGTTCTTCTGGCCGGCGGCGGCTGGCTGATCTATCTTGACGGCAGCCCGTATTATCTTGTGGCCGGTATCGGCTTTTTCCTGACGGGTCTGGTGCTGTGGCGCAGGCGCGCCTCGGCTTACGGCATTTATGCAATCACCCTGGCATTCACGCTCGGCTGGGCATTATGGGAGGTCGGCTTCGACTGGTGGCAACTTGCCCCGCGCGGCGGCGTTCCGGTCCTGCTTGGCCTGCTGCTTCTTCTGCCGCCCCTGCGCCGCGGCTTTGCGGGGCCCGCAGTCCCGGTCGGGCGCGGCCTTCTGGGTTTCGTCACCGTGGCGGCCATCGGTGTTGCGGTCTATTCCATGTTTCAGGACCCGTCCGCCTTGCATGGCGAACTGACCAAAAGCATCGCTCAGCCGCTCCAGGAAAACGGGGTGAATACCGGAAATGAGGCAGGCGACGGAGAGTGGCATCAATATGGCCGGACCAGTTTCGGCCAGCGTTGGTCCCCCCTGGATCAGGTGACACCGGAGAATGTCGCCGATCTTCAGCTTGCCTGGCAATATCAGACCGGCGATGTGAAGCGCCCTGACGACGTCAGCGAGACCACCTATCAGGTGACACCGATCAAGGTCGGCGACAGTCTTTATGTGTGTACGCCGCACAACCTTGCCATATCGCTGGACGCGACCACCGGCGAAGAGAACTGGCGCTACGATGCCAATTCGGGGATGAACCCGGATCGCCAGCACCAGACCTGCCGCGGTGTGACTTGGTGGGAGACCCCGGCGGCTCCGCCCGCAGACGCAACTCCGCAACAGGTCGAACTGCATAACCGTGCACTGGCGGAATGCCCGCGCCGGGTCTATATGCCGACCGCTGATGCACGGCTGATCGCGCTGAATGCCGACACCGGAGAGCTTTGCAGCTTCTTCGCCGATGGAGGTGAGCTGCATCTGGAAAACGGGATGGAGTATAATCCAGCCGGTTACTACTATTCGACCTCGCCGCCTGTGGCCACCGATGGAAAGCTGATCATCGGCGGGGCCGTGAACGACAATTTCTCGACCCGTGAACAATCCGGCGTGATCCGCGCCTTCGATATCAACAGCGGAGAGCTGATCTGGAATTGGGATAGCGGCAATCCGGATGAAACCGCGCCGATCGATGTCGCGGCGGGCGAGACTTACACCACCAACTCGCCGAATAGCTGGTCGGTGTTCAGCTACGATGAAACTCTTGGACTGGTCTATATCCCGATGGGGAACCGGGTTCCCGATCAGCTTGGCATGAATCGCAGCCCCGAGGTCGAGCGGTATTCCTCCTCGGTCGTCGCTCTGGATATCCGCACGGGCCGGCTTCGCTGGGTGCGCCAGATGGTCCATCACGACCTGTGGGATATGGATGCGCCCGCACAGCCTGTACTGGTCGATCTGACCCGCAATGGCGAGATCGTCCCCGCGCTTGTCGCGCCGACCAAGCAGGGCGATATGTGGGTGCTGGACCGCCGCACCGGCGTCCCGCTTTCACCGCGCGAGGAACTGCCTGCTCCGGGCGGAGCCATCCCCGAAGATTTCACCTCTCCCACCCAGCCGATCAGCAAGCTGACCTACAGGCCCGACACACTGCGCGGCAGGGATATGTGGGGCGTGACGATGTTCGACCAGCTTTCCTGCCGGATCAAGCTGCACAGCCTGAACTATGAAGGCCAGTACACGCCTCCGTCACTGAACGGGACCATCGTCTATCCGGGCAATTTCGGAACCTTCAACTGGGGTTCGGTCGCGGTCGATCCCGAGCGTCAGGTGATGTTCGGAATGCCGACCTATCTTCCTTTCACCGCACGGCTTGTCCCAGCAGAAGACATCCCCCCGAAAGGCGAGGATGAAACCGCCAGCGAGCAGGGTCTGAACCGGAATGAAGGAGCCGATTACGGCGTCTTCATGGGACCGTTCCTGTCGGCGCTCGGCGTCCCCTGCACGGCTCCGCCCTGGGGCTTCGTGTCGGGTGCCGATCTGCGTAGCGAGAGCATCGTCTACAAACTGAAGAATGGCACTGTCGAGGATATGACCCCGCTGCCACTGAAGATCAAACTGGGTGTGCCCGGCATCGGAGGCCCGATGACGACACGTTCGGGACTGGCATTCCTCGGCGCGGCGATTGACAACTATGTCCGTGCCTATGACCTGACAACGGGCGAACAGCTTTGGGAAGCCCGCCTGCCCGCCGGTGGCCAGTCAACGCCGATGACCTATTCGGTAGATGGCAAGCAATATGTCGTCATCGTCGCAGGCGGTCATGGATCAATCGGGACGAAACCGGGGGATTATATCATGGCATACGCTCTGCCCTGA
- a CDS encoding SLC13 family permease, which yields MSQSESPALGPDENAAVSYSLMALGPVLAVLAIWLLPDSLGFTGRAAAGCALWMAIWWMTEAAPIPVTSLLPLVLFPLLGIGSFAESAAPYANPVVFLVMGGVILGLATERSNLHRRVALTTVQAVGTRPDRMVLGIMLASAFISAWISNTATAVIMVPIGVSIIKLVRNVEGAGADENFSAAMLLGIAYGVTIGSVATLVGQPPTALMKAYLLEQDIYEMGFGQWMLIGVPFAIIMLVVTWLVLTKLVFRSSMRELPGGQELIHSEYRALGPMSAPEKRVSAIFLAAIFFWVVVPLIARNQAVASAMPWLKGISDSQVAMAAAIACFLVPSGEKTAKGRPLALLPWEAARDIPWGLLILFGGGLSLSGAFTSTGLSAWIGNQVAGLADLPDFWILAAAAAVGLILTELTSNTATAAAFFPIMGSVAIGVGIDPLVMTVVMTFAVCSAFMLPVATPSNAVAFGSGEVSIRQMSRAGVVLNIVALLVTMSMVMSLVPIVFGR from the coding sequence ATGAGCCAATCGGAAAGCCCCGCGTTGGGCCCGGATGAAAACGCGGCGGTCAGCTATTCGCTGATGGCGCTTGGACCTGTTCTTGCTGTGCTGGCGATCTGGCTGCTGCCGGACAGCCTTGGCTTCACGGGGCGTGCAGCAGCGGGCTGCGCCTTGTGGATGGCGATCTGGTGGATGACCGAGGCGGCGCCGATCCCGGTCACCTCTCTGTTGCCTCTGGTGCTGTTCCCGCTGCTAGGCATCGGCAGCTTTGCCGAGTCTGCCGCACCATATGCAAATCCTGTCGTGTTTCTGGTGATGGGCGGAGTGATTCTGGGCCTTGCGACCGAGCGCAGCAACCTGCATCGCCGCGTCGCTTTGACCACGGTTCAGGCCGTAGGTACGCGGCCTGACCGCATGGTATTGGGGATCATGCTGGCTTCGGCGTTCATCTCCGCCTGGATCTCGAACACGGCGACCGCGGTGATCATGGTTCCCATCGGGGTGTCGATCATCAAGCTGGTGCGCAATGTTGAAGGGGCAGGGGCGGACGAAAATTTTTCCGCCGCGATGCTGCTTGGCATCGCCTATGGCGTGACCATCGGATCGGTCGCAACGCTTGTCGGGCAACCGCCGACCGCGCTGATGAAGGCTTATCTGCTGGAGCAGGATATTTATGAGATGGGCTTCGGCCAATGGATGCTGATAGGCGTGCCCTTCGCGATTATCATGCTGGTCGTGACGTGGCTTGTCCTCACGAAGCTGGTCTTTCGAAGCAGTATGCGCGAGTTGCCGGGCGGGCAGGAGCTGATCCACAGCGAATATCGTGCGCTCGGCCCGATGAGCGCACCCGAAAAGCGGGTCTCGGCAATCTTTCTGGCCGCGATCTTCTTCTGGGTTGTGGTCCCGCTGATTGCCAGAAACCAGGCCGTCGCGTCTGCCATGCCGTGGCTGAAGGGGATCTCGGATTCGCAGGTGGCGATGGCTGCTGCTATTGCCTGCTTCCTTGTTCCGTCGGGTGAAAAGACGGCGAAGGGTCGTCCGCTGGCGCTTTTGCCCTGGGAGGCAGCCCGCGATATCCCGTGGGGTCTTCTGATCCTGTTTGGCGGCGGGCTGAGCCTGTCGGGCGCCTTTACCTCGACCGGGCTGTCGGCTTGGATCGGCAATCAGGTCGCGGGTCTGGCGGATCTGCCGGATTTCTGGATCCTCGCCGCTGCGGCTGCAGTTGGTCTGATCCTGACCGAGCTGACCAGCAACACCGCCACCGCCGCCGCGTTTTTCCCGATCATGGGGTCTGTCGCGATCGGAGTCGGGATAGACCCTCTCGTGATGACTGTGGTGATGACCTTCGCAGTCTGCTCTGCCTTCATGCTGCCGGTGGCGACACCTTCCAACGCGGTGGCATTCGGCTCTGGTGAGGTCTCGATCAGGCAGATGTCGCGTGCCGGTGTTGTCCTGAACATCGTCGCGCTGCTGGTGACAATGAGTATGGTGATGTCACTGGTCCCGATAGTGTTCGGCCGCTGA
- a CDS encoding dioxygenase: MRNVTTENVTDVVIDALGKHGEVTPRNREILTALIRHLHDFAREVKLQHGEFLYGCDFLARAGQLSDDKRQEFILLGDILGFEVLVDMLTHPADGTASESTVLGPFYRENPPVLPKGASIVQKHFDNEETIYFEGYVRDKDGNSLKDVIVDVWEDAPNGLYENHDPDQPDYNLRGRLKTDENGHYAFNAVRPVAYPIPDDHTAGELIRAMGHHPMRPSHMHFMIQKDGYRRLISQVFDSRDEYLDNDSVFAVKESLIGQYKPAPKEMGVDLHIEFDFVLTEDETARLAAE, encoded by the coding sequence ATGCGCAACGTTACCACCGAGAATGTCACGGATGTCGTGATTGACGCTCTTGGCAAACACGGCGAAGTCACGCCCCGCAACCGTGAAATCCTGACCGCACTGATCCGTCATCTGCACGATTTTGCCCGCGAGGTGAAATTACAGCATGGCGAGTTTCTGTATGGCTGCGACTTTCTGGCTCGTGCGGGGCAGTTGAGCGATGACAAGCGGCAGGAATTTATCCTGCTTGGCGATATTCTCGGCTTCGAGGTGCTCGTCGATATGCTGACACACCCCGCCGATGGTACGGCCAGTGAATCGACCGTATTGGGGCCGTTCTATCGTGAGAACCCTCCGGTCCTGCCGAAAGGCGCTTCGATCGTACAGAAACATTTCGACAATGAAGAAACCATCTATTTCGAGGGCTATGTCCGCGACAAGGACGGCAACTCGCTGAAAGATGTGATCGTCGATGTCTGGGAGGATGCGCCGAACGGACTCTATGAAAACCATGATCCCGATCAGCCCGACTACAATCTGCGCGGACGGCTGAAGACTGACGAAAACGGGCACTATGCCTTTAACGCCGTGCGCCCTGTCGCCTACCCTATCCCCGACGACCACACCGCCGGAGAGTTGATCCGGGCAATGGGCCATCATCCGATGCGACCGAGCCACATGCATTTCATGATCCAGAAGGATGGCTATCGCCGTCTGATCAGCCAGGTATTCGACTCACGCGATGAATATCTGGACAATGATTCCGTCTTCGCGGTGAAGGAAAGCCTGATCGGTCAGTACAAGCCTGCTCCAAAGGAAATGGGCGTCGACCTTCATATCGAGTTCGACTTTGTGCTGACCGAAGATGAAACGGCCCGGCTTGCTGCCGAATAA
- a CDS encoding glutathione S-transferase family protein has translation MPILHWSPRSPFVRKAMVAIHEKGLADQIEIRRTPVDPLIPLEPFMALNPLSKIPTLEREDAPPIFDSRVIMEWADTVGTAGPKLFPDDPEQRWRVLSLEAMGDGLLDHALPWLVETRMRPEEYRYDKQIDVYRRKLYSLSDWLEPRIDEIASGGFNAGQIALAVAYSYMDFRFAGENWRKGRPALTAWHEQVSQRASMQATAFRDDPRPDA, from the coding sequence ATGCCGATACTCCACTGGTCCCCGAGATCGCCCTTCGTGCGCAAGGCAATGGTCGCGATCCACGAGAAGGGTCTGGCCGATCAGATCGAGATCCGGCGTACTCCGGTCGATCCTCTGATTCCGCTGGAACCATTCATGGCGCTCAATCCGCTCAGCAAGATCCCGACGCTGGAACGCGAAGATGCGCCACCCATCTTCGATTCCCGCGTTATCATGGAATGGGCCGATACGGTCGGTACGGCTGGCCCGAAACTGTTCCCGGACGATCCCGAACAGAGATGGCGCGTCCTTTCGCTTGAGGCGATGGGCGACGGTCTTCTGGATCACGCACTGCCCTGGCTTGTCGAGACTCGGATGCGGCCCGAGGAATATCGCTATGACAAGCAGATCGACGTCTATCGCCGCAAGCTTTACAGCCTGTCCGACTGGCTGGAGCCACGCATTGATGAGATCGCCAGTGGCGGTTTCAACGCCGGCCAGATCGCGCTTGCCGTCGCCTATTCCTATATGGATTTCCGCTTTGCAGGTGAAAACTGGCGCAAGGGGCGCCCTGCCCTGACCGCATGGCACGAACAGGTCTCACAACGGGCTTCGATGCAAGCGACCGCCTTCCGTGACGACCCGCGCCCCGACGCCTGA